DNA sequence from the Devosia lacusdianchii genome:
GCCATGGCAGGCCCGTCCACCCCCGACACATTTCCAATGCCGACCATCCTGCCGCTGGGGGACAGCGGCTTACTAGTGCGGTTTGGAACGACGCTGACCGACCCATCAAATCGGGCGGCCACTGCCTTTGCGCTGACGCTGGAACGCGAGCCGATAAGCGGCGTGGTCGAGGTCGTGCCGAACCTGGTCTCGGTACTGCTTCGCTATGATCCCCTGACGACGGCGCCTGCAGGCATTGCTGGTGAGGTTGGCCTGCGACTCAATGGCCTGGCGGGGGAGCAAACGAATAGGACCGAGTGGGTAATCCCGACGGCGTTCGATGGCCCTGATCTGGACGAGGTGGCTGCTTCCCTGAGTGTGTCGCCCGCGGCCTTCGTGGCCGCACACAACGCGTCGGCATTGCGTGTGCTGGCGACCGGCTTTGCGCCCGGTTTCGTTTATTGCGGTCTCCATCCAGACCGGCTGCTGGTGCCGCGACGATCGAGCGTTCGATCCCTGGTGCCCGCAGGCAGTGTGCTGTTTGCCGCGGGCCAGACCGCTATTGCCGCAACTGAAATGCCCACCGGCTGGCACGTGATAGGCCGCACCGGCTTCATCAATTTCGATCCAGTACGCAATCCGCCGACGCGGCTAAACGCCGGCGATAGCATCACATTCGAGGTCGCATCTTGAGTGCCGTCCTCAGCGTGCAGCGCGCCGGACCGTTGACGACCATTCAGGACCTGGGGCGCCATGGAATGCTGCGCAGCGGCATCAGCGCCTCCGGTCCGATGGATCGGCGCGCCTACGAGCTGGCGGGGACGGTGGTCGGCGCTGGTTTAGGCGGCATTGAAATAACCGCCGCGGGCGCAGAGTTCAAAGTCACCAGCGGCGAGTGTCTCGTCGGCTTTGCGGGCGGCCATTTCACGGTGCGGGTGAATGGGCGGGTTGCAGACTGGCCGGGAACCTCTGCCCTTGAGGTTGGCGACGTTCTCGCCATAACGCCGGGTTCATCAGGCAATTACGGCTACCTGCGGTTTGATGCCGACATCGATATTGCGCCGGTGCTGGGGAGCATCGCCACCAATAGCCGCGTCCGCCTCGGCGGGCTGGACGGCCGCGCCCTGCGAACAGGCGACGTGGTAGCGCTGACCGGCCACGGGCGCTCCGCCCGAGAAGCGCGGCAGCCCCCCACTGGCCAAGACGGACCCTTCAGGGTGGTCTGGGGGCTGCACGCAGACGCGTTCCCAAGTGCGATCAAGGATCACTTCCTGCGCGCCGAGTTTGTCGTGTCCACGCGGCTCGACCGCATGGGCGTGCGTCTGACGGATGGGAGCGGTGTGTTCTCCGATGCGACGATCCTGTCTCTGGTTTCGGACGCTGTGACACCAGGGGATATTCAGATACTCGGGGACGGCACGCCGATCGTCTTGATGCGCGACCATCAGCCGACCGGGGGCTATCCGCGCATCGCCACGATCATCACCGCTGACCTCGACCGGTTCGCGCAGATGCGACCCGGTAGCACGGTTGCCTTCCAACCCGTCACTGTGGAACATGCCCACCATGTGTTGCGGAGCGGGCCATGATTTCGATCGACCTCAACGCCGATCTTGGTGAAGGCATGGGGACTGATGAGGACCTGCTCGAGATCGTCTCCAGCGCATCGATCGCCTGCGGTGGACATGCCGGCGATGCGGCGACCATCCGGCACATCCTCAAGTTCTGCAAGGCGCGCGGTGTTCGCGCCGGCGCCCACCCCGGCTATGCTGACCCCAAACGATTTGGCCGCTTTCGCGTGGTCATGCCGCTCGATCAATTGCTCGGGCAAATCCGCAGCCAACTGTTTCTCGTCCGCTTCATCGCCGACGAGGTGGGCGTGCCGCTGGCCTATGTGAAGCTGCACGGAGCGCTGGCCAACCAGACCGCCGAGGAACTCGCCTTCGCCGTCGGAATTTTTGCGACGATACAGGCCATGGATCGGCGAATGGCCGTCCTGGCTCTCGACAACAGCCAGCAGGTTCGCGCCGCCAATGCCGTCGGCATGCCGCTGATCCGCGAAGCCTATGCTGATCGGGCCTACACCTCCGACGGCCTGCTGGTGCCACGGGCGCAGGACGGCGCCGTGATCCACGACGTCGATGCCGTCATCGAGCGCTGCCTGCGGCTGGCAAAGTCGGGGGAGTTGGTCGCGATCGACGGCACGGTGCTCAAATCCTCAGCGCGCTCGATCTGCCTGCACGGCGATACGCCGGGCGCGGTCGATCTGGCGCGCGAGGTGCGCGACGCACTGGAGGGCGAGGGGATCGCTATCAAGGCCGAGGCGCCTGAGATGGAGTTTGAAGCGGAGGGATAGGTTTCCCACCACGCTTCCCTCGCACTTTGATCCGAGGACCTTCCAAGCTTGCGCCGTGCTTTGAGGGGCCCTCAGGTCGGGCCCGAGGGAACGCTGCTGGGTGCGCACGTGGTGCTCACGCGGAAGGACTTACCCTGAGCCTCTCGAATGGGAGAGGGTGAGATCGGCGGAATGCCTTTGGTTCGAAAGGCCCAGGGTAGAGGGTGTCGGCCGCGCGGCCGAAAACTAGATCGCCAGGTACTCGTGGCGAAGTTCGGTATTGTCGAGGACATCCTTGGCCGAACCGGCAAAGGCGACCTCGCCGGTATCGAGGATGACGGCGCGATCGGCCAGTTTCAGGGCCGCTACAGCGTTCTGTTCGACGATGATGGTGGTGATGCCCAGCGGCTTGATCGAGTGCAGGATGCGCTCGATTTCGTGCACGATAACCGGCGCCAAGCCCTCGTAGGGCTCGTCGAGCAACAGAAGCTTGAGATCGCGCGCAAGGGCACGCGCGATAGCCAGCATCTGCTGCTCGCCGCCGGAGAGCGTCACGCCCTCCTGCTTCCGGCGTTCGGCCAAGCGCGGAAAACTTTGGTAGATCTGCTCGAGGCTCCAGCCATTGCCCGGCGCGACTTTGGCGAGGGTAATATTCTCTTCGACCGTTAGGCCAGCGATGATGCGCCGATCCTCCGGCACCAGCTGAATACCGGCGCGCGCCGCCTCGAAGGATTTCATCTGGTGGATCGGCTTGCCGTCGAGCCAGATTTCGCCCTGCCGCATTTGCGGATCGTCGGTGCGGGCAATGGTGCGCAGCGTCGACGTCTTGCCGGCGCCGTTGC
Encoded proteins:
- a CDS encoding ABC transporter ATP-binding protein, with the translated sequence METQIVSDSHAVSMEATRPFFSVRDMHAYYGESYIVQGVSLDIRQGEILALLGRNGAGKTSTLRTIARTDDPQMRQGEIWLDGKPIHQMKSFEAARAGIQLVPEDRRIIAGLTVEENITLAKVAPGNGWSLEQIYQSFPRLAERRKQEGVTLSGGEQQMLAIARALARDLKLLLLDEPYEGLAPVIVHEIERILHSIKPLGITTIIVEQNAVAALKLADRAVILDTGEVAFAGSAKDVLDNTELRHEYLAI
- a CDS encoding 5-oxoprolinase subunit B family protein, which encodes MPTILPLGDSGLLVRFGTTLTDPSNRAATAFALTLEREPISGVVEVVPNLVSVLLRYDPLTTAPAGIAGEVGLRLNGLAGEQTNRTEWVIPTAFDGPDLDEVAASLSVSPAAFVAAHNASALRVLATGFAPGFVYCGLHPDRLLVPRRSSVRSLVPAGSVLFAAGQTAIAATEMPTGWHVIGRTGFINFDPVRNPPTRLNAGDSITFEVAS
- a CDS encoding biotin-dependent carboxyltransferase family protein, which encodes MSAVLSVQRAGPLTTIQDLGRHGMLRSGISASGPMDRRAYELAGTVVGAGLGGIEITAAGAEFKVTSGECLVGFAGGHFTVRVNGRVADWPGTSALEVGDVLAITPGSSGNYGYLRFDADIDIAPVLGSIATNSRVRLGGLDGRALRTGDVVALTGHGRSAREARQPPTGQDGPFRVVWGLHADAFPSAIKDHFLRAEFVVSTRLDRMGVRLTDGSGVFSDATILSLVSDAVTPGDIQILGDGTPIVLMRDHQPTGGYPRIATIITADLDRFAQMRPGSTVAFQPVTVEHAHHVLRSGP
- a CDS encoding 5-oxoprolinase subunit PxpA, which translates into the protein MISIDLNADLGEGMGTDEDLLEIVSSASIACGGHAGDAATIRHILKFCKARGVRAGAHPGYADPKRFGRFRVVMPLDQLLGQIRSQLFLVRFIADEVGVPLAYVKLHGALANQTAEELAFAVGIFATIQAMDRRMAVLALDNSQQVRAANAVGMPLIREAYADRAYTSDGLLVPRAQDGAVIHDVDAVIERCLRLAKSGELVAIDGTVLKSSARSICLHGDTPGAVDLAREVRDALEGEGIAIKAEAPEMEFEAEG